A region of Pleionea litopenaei DNA encodes the following proteins:
- a CDS encoding antibiotic biosynthesis monooxygenase family protein, giving the protein MESISVINTIKVPEGMEAEAEKIRDVYVSYFKKQPGFVSSSFYKSIERENDGILKYVNIVVWESLEAFNHVVNQGFNNDAGQNSDGYKVLGKGFPKPIEVSPGRFVSIAED; this is encoded by the coding sequence ATGGAGTCGATCAGTGTTATCAATACCATTAAAGTTCCAGAAGGGATGGAAGCAGAGGCTGAAAAAATCAGGGATGTATATGTCAGCTATTTTAAAAAGCAGCCAGGCTTTGTATCTTCTAGCTTTTATAAATCCATTGAAAGAGAAAACGATGGCATTTTAAAGTATGTAAATATTGTGGTGTGGGAGTCTTTAGAGGCATTTAACCATGTCGTTAATCAAGGCTTTAATAACGATGCGGGGCAGAATAGCGATGGATACAAAGTGTTAGGGAAAGGCTTTCCGAAACCGATAGAAGTATCACCTGGAAGATTTGTCAGTATCGCTGAAGATTGA
- the can gene encoding carbonate dehydratase — protein sequence MSVKNLIDNNIAWANSMVAEDPEFFKRLSEQQQPEYLWIGCSDSRVPANQVVGLAPGELFVHRNIANVVVHTDFNCMSVLQFAVEVLKVKHVIVCGHYGCGGVRAALGENEVGLVDAWLTNIRDIYFNNESKLSHLSERDRVNKLCELNVITQVYNVAKTKIAQYAWDRGQQLSIHGWIYGVADGLVNDLKVTQRNRKDLHKIYHLFETTSSTRPNIPFSPVEFGSKDG from the coding sequence ATGTCGGTAAAGAATCTAATTGATAATAATATCGCTTGGGCAAACTCGATGGTTGCTGAAGACCCTGAGTTTTTTAAGCGGTTGTCAGAGCAGCAGCAACCAGAGTATTTATGGATTGGTTGTTCTGACTCTCGGGTTCCTGCAAATCAAGTCGTTGGCTTAGCGCCGGGTGAGCTGTTTGTTCATCGAAACATAGCCAATGTAGTTGTGCACACTGATTTTAACTGTATGTCAGTGCTGCAGTTTGCGGTTGAAGTACTTAAGGTTAAGCACGTTATTGTATGCGGCCACTATGGTTGTGGTGGTGTACGTGCTGCACTTGGCGAAAATGAAGTTGGCTTGGTTGACGCTTGGCTGACGAATATCAGAGATATTTACTTCAATAATGAATCGAAGTTAAGTCACTTGTCTGAACGCGACCGCGTGAATAAATTATGTGAATTGAATGTAATTACTCAAGTGTACAACGTCGCAAAAACCAAAATTGCTCAATATGCGTGGGATCGTGGTCAGCAATTATCGATACATGGTTGGATTTATGGCGTGGCAGATGGCTTAGTTAACGACCTTAAGGTTACTCAGCGAAATCGCAAAGACTTACATAAGATCTACCATCTCTTTGAAACCACATCATCTACTCGACCGAACATTCCTTTCAGTCCGGTTGAATTTGGGTCTAAAGACGGCTAG
- a CDS encoding SulP family inorganic anion transporter: protein MILHSTKHDWLGNIRGDILAGLVVALALIPEAIAFSIIAGVDPKVGLYASFCIAVIIAFVGGRPGMISAATGAMALLMVTLVKNHGLEYLLAATLLTGVLQIIAGYLKLGSLMSFVSRSVVTGFVNALAILIFMAQLPELTNVTWHVYAMTAVGLGIIYLFPHIPVVGKVIPSPLVCILSCTAFAMIVGLEIRTVGDMGELPDTLPIFMWPEVEWTFETLKIIFPYSAALAVVGLLESLMTATIVDDLTDTSSDKNRECKGQGIANIGAGFLGGMAGCAMIGQSVINVKSGGRGRLSTLIAGSVLLILVVFLSDWVAQIPMAALVAVMIMVSIGTFDWQSIRNLKVHPLSTNIVMVATVVVVVYTHNLAYGVLVGVLLAALFFANKVSHFMYVEKELDEENSHRTYKVIGQVFFNSADKFIGQFNFKEAVSRITIDLNRAHFWDISAVYALDMAVVKFRREGAEVEVIGLNQASETIVDRFGVHDKPEELEKVLGGH from the coding sequence ATGATTTTACATTCGACCAAACACGATTGGTTGGGCAATATTCGCGGAGACATTCTCGCTGGGTTGGTCGTCGCGTTAGCACTGATACCCGAGGCGATAGCCTTCTCGATTATTGCAGGGGTTGACCCGAAAGTGGGTCTGTATGCCTCTTTTTGTATTGCCGTGATCATCGCTTTTGTTGGTGGCCGACCCGGCATGATTTCTGCCGCCACCGGTGCCATGGCGCTTTTGATGGTGACGTTAGTCAAGAACCATGGTCTAGAGTATCTGTTGGCTGCGACTCTGTTAACCGGTGTGTTACAGATCATCGCGGGTTATTTGAAGTTAGGTAGCTTGATGAGTTTTGTTTCGCGCTCGGTAGTCACCGGCTTTGTGAATGCGCTAGCGATTTTGATTTTCATGGCACAGTTGCCTGAGCTTACCAATGTCACTTGGCATGTTTATGCGATGACTGCCGTTGGTTTAGGAATCATTTACCTATTTCCTCACATACCGGTGGTGGGCAAGGTTATTCCATCGCCTTTGGTCTGTATTTTAAGCTGCACAGCATTTGCGATGATTGTGGGTCTCGAAATTCGAACGGTTGGTGACATGGGCGAGCTGCCCGACACTTTGCCTATTTTTATGTGGCCAGAAGTCGAGTGGACGTTTGAAACCTTAAAAATTATCTTTCCTTATTCTGCTGCGTTGGCTGTAGTGGGGCTGCTCGAATCATTGATGACCGCCACAATCGTTGATGACCTAACCGATACGTCGAGTGATAAAAACCGTGAGTGTAAAGGCCAAGGTATTGCCAATATCGGCGCGGGTTTTTTAGGTGGAATGGCTGGGTGTGCGATGATCGGTCAGTCAGTGATCAATGTAAAATCTGGTGGTCGAGGTCGTTTATCGACGTTAATTGCAGGCTCAGTTCTTTTAATATTAGTGGTCTTTTTAAGTGATTGGGTCGCGCAAATTCCTATGGCTGCGTTAGTTGCCGTAATGATTATGGTGTCGATTGGTACCTTTGATTGGCAGTCGATTCGTAATTTAAAAGTTCATCCGCTTTCAACAAATATTGTGATGGTGGCGACCGTTGTGGTGGTGGTTTACACACATAATCTCGCTTATGGTGTCTTAGTCGGCGTGTTATTAGCGGCTCTATTCTTTGCCAATAAAGTCAGTCATTTTATGTACGTAGAGAAAGAATTGGACGAAGAAAACAGTCATCGAACCTATAAAGTGATTGGCCAAGTCTTTTTTAATTCAGCGGATAAATTCATTGGACAATTCAATTTTAAGGAAGCGGTTAGCCGAATTACGATTGATTTAAATCGCGCTCATTTTTGGGATATATCAGCGGTTTATGCTTTGGACATGGCTGTGGTAAAGTTTCGTCGAGAAGGTGCTGAAGTTGAGGTCATTGGCCTAAATCAGGCGAGTGAAACCATTGTCGATAGATTCGGAGTTCACGACAAACCCGAAGAACTCGAAAAAGTGTTAGGAGGACATTAA
- a CDS encoding universal stress protein, with protein MTASSEQKEQQARFVLSCIDGSSLGEAVCDYSAWIAKQVGAPLKFLHTIEHTAGAAVADLTGTIGLGASEDLLRELTEVEQSRSKLLIEKGNRMLKAAKERAASQNVEAIEIRQRHGLLSEALVEMEEQIRVLVVGIRGEMHDEQSSGTGTQLESIIRSLHKPILVVNEAFRLPKNAMLAYDGSEAAEKALGMVASSPLFENTPIHLVYVGDDNESSQHLLATAKAKLSSAERKVEAVLLNGNLQQVLTDYQQQQDIDLTIMGAFSHNRIRDFLLGSFTAQMLAQTHKPLLLLR; from the coding sequence ATGACTGCGTCATCAGAACAAAAAGAACAACAAGCACGTTTTGTATTGTCATGTATCGATGGGTCGAGTTTGGGCGAGGCGGTCTGCGATTATTCAGCATGGATCGCCAAGCAGGTTGGGGCGCCACTAAAGTTCTTGCATACCATTGAGCATACAGCGGGCGCTGCGGTTGCTGATTTAACCGGCACGATTGGGCTGGGAGCTTCAGAAGACTTGCTTCGAGAATTAACCGAGGTTGAGCAAAGCCGAAGTAAGCTGCTGATCGAGAAAGGCAATCGCATGCTTAAGGCGGCAAAAGAACGTGCAGCGTCACAGAACGTCGAAGCGATTGAGATTCGCCAACGCCACGGCCTTTTGAGTGAAGCCTTAGTTGAAATGGAAGAGCAGATTCGGGTGTTGGTGGTTGGAATTCGTGGGGAAATGCACGATGAACAAAGTTCTGGAACGGGTACGCAATTAGAAAGCATTATTCGATCGCTTCACAAACCAATTTTGGTGGTGAACGAAGCTTTCCGTTTACCTAAAAACGCCATGCTGGCTTACGATGGCAGTGAAGCCGCCGAAAAAGCCTTGGGTATGGTGGCATCAAGTCCTCTATTTGAAAATACACCCATTCATTTAGTGTATGTTGGCGATGATAACGAAAGTTCACAGCATTTATTGGCCACAGCGAAAGCCAAGCTATCGTCGGCCGAACGAAAAGTCGAAGCCGTGCTACTGAATGGAAATTTGCAGCAAGTGTTAACGGATTATCAACAACAACAAGATATTGATCTAACGATTATGGGAGCGTTTAGTCACAATCGGATTCGCGACTTTTTGCTGGGCAGTTTTACTGCGCAAATGTTAGCGCAAACGCACAAGCCCTTACTACTGTTGCGATAA
- the rsmF gene encoding 16S rRNA (cytosine(1407)-C(5))-methyltransferase RsmF, whose product MSVLTPEYLAHIQQQQQFDSQQMERFEAISNQSLRKSIRVNRLKITTTELRQRLEQKGFELEPIPWCNDGFWITQDRVEELQLGNLVEHLQGLFYIQEASSMLPAQALYFLEPEAKEVLDMAAAPGSKTTQLAALLGKGSSIVANELSASRIKVLHANLQRCGASNTILTNLDGRSFGEQAPEFFDAILLDAPCGGEGTVRKDPNALQNWSPQALQKISHLQKQLIDSAYAALKPGGTLIYSTCTLSFEENQQVCEHLLQTYDDIKLQPLDGLFESAGQCATKEGYLHVFPHLFDSEGFFVAAFKKSGTLSASPSVSPPKKWPFTRPNKKTLHDLEQLLLNLSSFDVQANQPYIWQRENTLWLFPPLTFKVAKSMRISRAGIKLVELHKNGDRLNHDFVMAFGETFQKKGMSLDDDTTRDFYRGIDLITSGEKASKSEAVAFYNDFPLGVVKPIQNKLKNRLPRNLVRDNPIVG is encoded by the coding sequence ATGTCGGTTCTCACTCCTGAATATCTCGCACATATTCAACAACAACAGCAATTTGATTCGCAGCAAATGGAAAGGTTTGAAGCGATTTCAAATCAAAGTTTACGTAAATCCATCCGAGTCAACCGACTTAAAATCACCACCACTGAGCTTCGTCAACGGCTCGAACAAAAGGGATTCGAGTTAGAGCCCATACCTTGGTGTAACGATGGATTCTGGATAACTCAAGACCGTGTCGAAGAACTTCAACTTGGCAATTTAGTCGAGCATTTACAGGGTCTCTTCTACATTCAAGAAGCTAGCTCTATGCTTCCAGCGCAAGCGTTATACTTTCTTGAACCTGAAGCCAAAGAAGTTCTTGATATGGCAGCAGCCCCGGGATCAAAAACAACCCAACTTGCTGCTCTGTTAGGTAAAGGCAGCAGTATTGTCGCTAACGAACTTTCAGCGAGCCGAATTAAAGTATTGCATGCCAACCTCCAACGGTGTGGCGCTAGCAATACGATTCTAACTAACCTCGACGGACGAAGCTTTGGTGAGCAAGCACCTGAGTTCTTCGACGCAATTTTACTCGACGCACCTTGTGGTGGAGAAGGTACCGTTAGGAAAGATCCAAATGCTTTGCAAAATTGGTCACCACAAGCCTTACAGAAAATTTCACACTTACAAAAACAACTTATTGACAGTGCCTATGCAGCATTAAAACCTGGCGGTACATTAATTTATTCTACCTGCACCTTGTCGTTCGAAGAAAATCAACAGGTGTGTGAACATCTACTCCAAACCTACGACGATATCAAATTACAACCACTTGATGGACTGTTTGAGTCCGCAGGGCAATGCGCTACCAAAGAAGGGTATCTACATGTTTTTCCTCACCTATTTGATTCTGAGGGATTTTTTGTAGCGGCCTTTAAAAAATCCGGAACGCTATCAGCATCGCCATCGGTTTCACCTCCCAAAAAGTGGCCATTTACACGCCCCAATAAAAAAACGCTACACGATCTAGAGCAACTACTTCTAAACCTCTCGTCGTTCGACGTACAAGCGAATCAACCCTATATTTGGCAAAGAGAGAATACGCTTTGGCTATTCCCTCCTTTGACCTTTAAGGTAGCAAAATCTATGCGAATTTCTCGTGCAGGAATAAAGCTTGTGGAGCTTCATAAAAATGGAGACCGTTTGAATCATGATTTTGTAATGGCTTTCGGCGAAACTTTTCAAAAGAAAGGAATGTCACTAGATGACGATACAACTCGAGACTTCTATCGCGGTATAGACTTAATCACTAGCGGCGAGAAAGCAAGTAAAAGTGAAGCAGTTGCATTTTACAATGATTTTCCTTTAGGCGTCGTAAAGCCCATCCAAAACAAACTTAAAAACCGCTTGCCAAGAAATCTCGTTCGAGACAATCCAATCGTTGGATAA
- a CDS encoding AMP-binding protein encodes MTNSNEAVALSAYQQQANQAKQHPEEFWLQQAAALPWFETPSTALERPDEIHSQWFPDGLMNTCFMALDHHVVSGRGEQIALYYDSPVTDTKQQWTYSELLQEVEQAAGMLSALGVTKGDRVLIYLPMIPQAAVAMLACARLGAIHSVVFGGFAANELAIRIDDAQPKVVISATCGIEIEKIIPYTPLLAKALALANHQPNHCVIVDREQYQSSEQLENQVDWQTAVDKAQPHGAVAVAATDPLYILYTSGTTGKPKGVVRDNGGHAVAMHYSMRTVYGMSPGDVFWAASDVGWVVGHSYIVYAPLILGCSTVLYEGKPIRTPNAEAFWRVCQDYKVNALFAAPTAFRAIRKEDPQGEGLKSHDLSALKKFFLAGERLDPPTYQWLNQVSGLPVYDHWWQTETGWAIACNPIGLTAMPVKEGCATVATPGYQIKILRDDGSEANAQEQGNIAIQLPLPPGCFTTLWQDDERYCSSYFSAYPGYYLSGDGGFIDDDGYVFVMGRIDDVINVAGHRLSTGEMEEVVAAHPQVAECAVLGVQDTLKGELPIAFVVLQAEADQSLVKQQLVQRIRDQIGAIACLKEILIVARLPKTRSGKILRRTLRQIYQHEPYTVPSTIDDPAILDEVKAGLAQ; translated from the coding sequence ATGACGAATTCTAACGAAGCAGTAGCCCTTTCAGCCTACCAGCAACAAGCCAATCAAGCTAAGCAACACCCCGAAGAATTTTGGTTGCAGCAAGCCGCTGCTCTACCCTGGTTTGAAACGCCAAGCACGGCGCTAGAACGACCCGATGAGATTCACAGCCAATGGTTTCCCGATGGCTTGATGAACACCTGCTTTATGGCACTGGATCACCATGTAGTGTCGGGACGGGGAGAACAAATCGCTTTGTACTACGACTCTCCGGTGACCGACACCAAGCAGCAATGGACTTACTCCGAGTTGCTGCAAGAAGTGGAACAAGCCGCCGGGATGCTATCGGCGTTAGGAGTAACCAAAGGGGATCGAGTATTAATTTATTTGCCGATGATTCCCCAAGCCGCGGTTGCCATGCTGGCTTGCGCGCGATTAGGGGCCATTCATTCCGTGGTATTTGGTGGCTTTGCCGCTAATGAGCTGGCGATCCGCATTGACGATGCCCAGCCTAAGGTTGTGATCAGCGCGACCTGCGGCATTGAAATTGAGAAAATAATACCTTACACGCCTCTGCTTGCTAAAGCGTTAGCGCTGGCCAACCATCAGCCGAACCATTGCGTGATTGTTGATCGTGAACAGTATCAGAGCAGTGAACAACTCGAAAACCAAGTCGATTGGCAAACGGCCGTTGATAAGGCACAGCCGCATGGTGCTGTTGCTGTTGCCGCGACCGATCCTCTGTACATCTTATATACCTCTGGCACGACTGGAAAACCTAAAGGCGTGGTGCGCGACAATGGCGGTCATGCGGTTGCTATGCACTACAGCATGCGAACGGTCTATGGAATGAGTCCTGGCGACGTATTCTGGGCGGCCAGTGATGTTGGATGGGTGGTCGGGCACAGCTACATTGTTTATGCGCCGCTCATACTAGGTTGTTCGACGGTACTTTACGAAGGCAAGCCAATTCGGACCCCCAATGCTGAAGCCTTTTGGCGAGTTTGCCAAGATTACAAAGTGAATGCACTGTTCGCGGCTCCAACAGCGTTTCGAGCCATTCGCAAAGAAGATCCGCAAGGCGAAGGGTTAAAGTCGCACGATCTTTCGGCGCTTAAAAAGTTCTTTTTAGCAGGAGAACGTTTGGATCCTCCAACGTATCAATGGTTGAATCAAGTGAGCGGTCTGCCCGTGTATGATCATTGGTGGCAAACCGAAACCGGATGGGCCATCGCTTGCAATCCGATTGGTTTAACTGCGATGCCTGTTAAAGAAGGGTGTGCGACGGTCGCCACGCCAGGTTATCAAATTAAAATTTTGCGCGATGATGGCAGCGAAGCTAATGCCCAGGAGCAAGGCAATATAGCCATTCAACTGCCATTGCCTCCAGGATGCTTTACGACTCTGTGGCAGGATGATGAGCGTTATTGCAGTAGCTATTTTTCGGCTTACCCGGGTTATTATCTGAGCGGTGACGGCGGCTTTATTGATGACGATGGCTATGTGTTCGTGATGGGGCGAATTGATGATGTGATCAACGTGGCCGGCCATCGACTGTCAACAGGAGAAATGGAAGAGGTGGTTGCCGCTCATCCCCAGGTGGCTGAGTGTGCGGTTCTTGGCGTTCAAGACACCCTCAAAGGGGAGCTCCCCATTGCTTTTGTGGTCCTGCAAGCGGAGGCTGATCAGAGCTTGGTGAAGCAGCAATTGGTGCAACGAATTCGCGATCAAATAGGTGCCATTGCTTGTTTAAAAGAGATACTGATTGTGGCTCGATTACCCAAAACTCGCTCCGGTAAAATACTGCGACGTACGTTGCGACAAATCTATCAGCATGAACCCTATACGGTTCCTTCGACCATCGATGATCCAGCTATTTTAGACGAAGTGAAAGCCGGGTTAGCTCAGTAG
- a CDS encoding insulinase family protein, giving the protein MTKTFKLSYLLIAATLSAATLQPAFASKVAPQPVIASPADTRSYEAMTLKNGITVMLVSDPSVDKSAAALSVGVGLLQDPMTQQGMAHYLEHMLFMGTERFPDPKGYNEFMSNHGGSSNAYTWLDITNYMFEVNNDAYDEALDRFSDFFKTPKLYPEYTDKEKNAVNAEWSMRREMDFFGMFKLSRSMMGEHPANRFLIGNLETLSDKEHAKLHPQTVEFYNKYYSANIMKVALVSNLPLAEMRKMAEKHFSTIKNKKIDKPKVTAKIDFKALGGKRIHYVPNTDIKQLMIDFTIENNSDDYAVKPNQYLSYIIGSEMPGTPAYILKKAGLISSLGTDASPSQYGNYGQFSITAELTDEGMKHREKITQVIMAYIDKVKKQGVDKKYFKEIKTSLNNQFQFLEKGSAFNYVSNLTAQMQNYPTHRVIAAPYVYDTFSADAINKVLQQLTPERLRIWYVSQSEPSDQSMHFYDGKYKITDIPAKEIASWSSKPDFELALPKVNTLLPESFVLKTTDLGDMTKPTVVHDKDGIKVWQYPSQQFKQQPKGVLRVYINSPLRQKDINGQVLFSLWADMYDLNQSALMTEASIAGMQLNLQPANGLELSVSGFTDKQPELLKKGLDSLVFDVKADAFNQAVDRYVRGLKNQEKQFPIYQLFGNMRSLIASSGYSNDDLVKAAQALKPADLKEFMQQVMANNQIRMFAFGNYNKRDIEHYVEQVAESLPENHKVTNYVQTRYWKPSEGEVLALKKDLDVSDVAVLDMHVHPEPNLKHQAEARVLQSHLRTQTFETLRTEEQLAYAVTAITPTIKDFVGVGFAIQTPVKDVEAMQNRFDSFKQEYAKVLDKMTADEFNKLKESVLIELKEAPKNLGEEQAPMLSDWYEEKFDFNTREQLIAEVEKVTLADVKNFYQQTALNPKAARLSIQLRGQKFNEKPFAKLKNEKTVDDLAKFHSDADYQ; this is encoded by the coding sequence ATGACCAAGACTTTTAAGCTCAGTTATTTGCTTATCGCGGCGACTCTAAGCGCTGCTACCCTACAACCGGCATTTGCATCGAAAGTTGCACCGCAGCCTGTTATTGCCAGTCCAGCGGACACCCGCAGCTATGAAGCCATGACTTTGAAAAACGGCATCACGGTTATGCTGGTTTCTGATCCGAGCGTTGATAAATCAGCGGCTGCGTTAAGTGTGGGCGTCGGTTTGCTGCAAGATCCGATGACTCAACAAGGTATGGCGCATTATCTAGAGCATATGCTTTTTATGGGCACTGAACGTTTTCCTGATCCAAAAGGCTACAACGAATTTATGAGTAATCATGGTGGTTCGTCGAATGCTTATACATGGCTTGATATTACAAACTATATGTTTGAAGTAAACAATGATGCCTATGACGAAGCACTAGACCGGTTCTCAGATTTCTTTAAAACACCCAAACTTTATCCTGAGTATACCGATAAAGAGAAAAATGCGGTCAATGCCGAATGGTCTATGCGCCGTGAAATGGACTTTTTTGGCATGTTTAAGCTGAGTCGTTCTATGATGGGTGAGCATCCAGCAAATCGCTTTTTAATCGGAAACTTAGAAACGTTAAGTGATAAAGAGCATGCAAAATTACATCCTCAAACCGTTGAGTTCTATAACAAATACTATTCTGCCAACATTATGAAAGTTGCTTTAGTCAGCAACTTACCATTAGCAGAAATGCGAAAAATGGCAGAGAAGCATTTCTCAACGATTAAAAATAAGAAAATTGATAAGCCAAAAGTTACTGCAAAAATTGACTTTAAAGCGCTAGGCGGCAAACGGATTCATTACGTTCCCAATACTGATATTAAACAGTTGATGATTGACTTTACGATTGAGAATAATAGCGATGACTATGCCGTAAAGCCAAATCAGTATCTTAGTTATATTATCGGTAGTGAGATGCCTGGGACTCCGGCCTACATTCTGAAGAAAGCCGGTTTAATTTCATCACTTGGAACCGACGCGAGCCCAAGTCAATACGGAAATTATGGCCAGTTCTCAATTACCGCAGAATTAACTGATGAAGGTATGAAGCATCGAGAAAAGATTACTCAAGTAATCATGGCTTACATTGATAAAGTTAAAAAGCAAGGCGTTGATAAAAAGTACTTTAAAGAGATTAAAACCTCGTTAAATAATCAATTCCAGTTCTTAGAAAAAGGAAGCGCGTTTAACTATGTGTCGAACTTAACAGCACAGATGCAGAACTACCCGACTCATCGAGTCATTGCTGCTCCTTATGTCTATGACACATTCAGTGCTGATGCAATCAACAAAGTATTGCAGCAACTGACGCCTGAGCGTTTACGTATTTGGTACGTAAGTCAGTCGGAGCCATCGGATCAAAGCATGCATTTTTATGATGGTAAATATAAGATCACCGATATTCCAGCAAAAGAAATTGCTAGCTGGAGTAGTAAGCCTGACTTTGAACTTGCCTTACCTAAAGTGAACACCTTGTTGCCAGAGTCGTTCGTGTTAAAGACAACCGATTTAGGCGACATGACTAAGCCGACAGTGGTGCACGACAAAGATGGTATTAAAGTTTGGCAATACCCGTCACAACAGTTTAAGCAGCAGCCGAAAGGGGTTTTACGTGTTTACATCAATAGCCCTTTACGTCAAAAAGACATCAATGGTCAGGTTCTCTTCTCACTTTGGGCCGATATGTATGATCTGAATCAAAGCGCTCTGATGACCGAAGCATCGATAGCCGGTATGCAGCTAAACCTACAACCGGCTAACGGTTTAGAATTATCGGTGAGCGGCTTCACTGATAAGCAACCTGAATTGTTGAAAAAAGGCCTTGATAGCTTGGTGTTTGATGTCAAAGCCGATGCATTTAATCAAGCGGTTGATCGCTATGTTCGTGGGTTGAAAAATCAAGAGAAGCAATTCCCAATTTATCAATTGTTCGGAAACATGCGTTCGTTAATTGCAAGCAGTGGTTACAGTAATGATGACTTAGTAAAGGCTGCGCAAGCGCTAAAGCCTGCTGATTTAAAAGAGTTCATGCAGCAAGTTATGGCGAATAATCAAATCCGTATGTTTGCTTTTGGTAACTACAACAAACGCGATATTGAACATTATGTAGAGCAAGTCGCCGAGTCATTACCTGAAAACCATAAGGTAACCAATTACGTACAGACTCGCTATTGGAAACCTTCTGAAGGTGAAGTGCTGGCCCTTAAGAAAGATCTCGATGTATCTGACGTTGCGGTTTTAGATATGCACGTACACCCTGAGCCAAACTTGAAACATCAAGCCGAAGCTCGTGTGTTGCAAAGTCACCTGCGTACTCAAACGTTTGAAACCTTGCGCACTGAAGAGCAGTTAGCTTATGCCGTAACGGCCATCACCCCAACGATTAAAGACTTTGTTGGTGTTGGTTTTGCGATTCAAACGCCGGTCAAAGATGTTGAAGCAATGCAAAATCGATTCGATAGCTTTAAACAGGAGTATGCAAAGGTTCTAGATAAGATGACCGCAGACGAGTTTAATAAACTTAAAGAAAGCGTGTTAATTGAACTTAAAGAAGCGCCGAAGAACTTAGGTGAAGAACAAGCGCCTATGTTGAGTGATTGGTATGAAGAGAAATTCGACTTCAATACGCGAGAGCAATTGATTGCCGAGGTTGAAAAAGTGACTTTAGCGGATGTTAAAAATTTCTATCAGCAAACGGCGTTGAATCCAAAAGCGGCTCGTTTATCGATTCAGCTTCGTGGTCAGAAATTTAATGAAAAGCCATTCGCTAAGCTGAAGAATGAGAAAACCGTTGATGATTTAGCAAAGTTTCATTCAGATGCTGATTATCAATAG
- a CDS encoding PepSY-associated TM helix domain-containing protein gives MNRRTLISIHLYLASFFAPAILIMALSGLFYLMDIKGEVGESVVYQGQAESIDLKATDAKEQVEALLTRLNLDADFDYLRGSKTRAVTRPTSGAHYLISVESNNVTVTERSPSLIASIIELHKGHGPSWFRVFQQIMAVGLVIILVSGFLLGVTSPVLKKKSWVITGIGLASFLLLAII, from the coding sequence GTGAATCGTCGCACATTGATATCTATCCACCTGTACTTAGCCTCTTTTTTCGCACCTGCGATTTTAATCATGGCACTGTCGGGTTTATTTTATTTGATGGATATCAAAGGAGAAGTGGGCGAGTCCGTCGTTTATCAAGGCCAAGCTGAATCGATTGATTTAAAAGCTACGGATGCTAAAGAACAAGTTGAAGCCTTGCTGACTCGTTTAAATTTAGACGCAGATTTTGATTATTTGCGAGGTTCGAAAACTCGTGCGGTGACAAGACCAACCTCAGGCGCTCATTATCTTATTAGTGTTGAGAGCAATAATGTCACTGTTACTGAGCGCTCTCCAAGTCTGATTGCCAGTATTATCGAGCTGCATAAAGGCCATGGCCCATCATGGTTTCGAGTTTTCCAACAAATTATGGCCGTTGGGTTGGTGATCATATTAGTTTCCGGCTTTTTGTTGGGGGTTACTTCCCCGGTTTTAAAGAAAAAGTCTTGGGTGATTACCGGCATCGGTCTAGCCAGTTTCCTGTTGCTGGCGATTATTTAA